A genomic region of bacterium contains the following coding sequences:
- the hslU gene encoding ATP-dependent protease ATPase subunit HslU, translated as MKTFTPRETVSELDKFIIGQKDAKRAVALALRNRWRRLQVPEELREEIAPKNIIMIGPTGVGKTEIARRLAKLANAPFIKVEASKFTEVGYVGKDVESMIRELTELAVKMMREEEQRRVQLRAQELAEERLLDILMGTSDRRRSPIESLLGLEGEAPSGAGGDASPSHDANRQKLKDLLRAGKLDDKAIELEITAQAMPMVEVITSGGLEDMGFNLKEMFGNLMPKQKKKRKVKVTEAVKLLTQEETSRLIDMENVIKKAVNLVEQNGIVFLDEIDKIAGREGGGQGPDVSREGVQRDILPIVEGSTVSTKYGMVKTDHILFIASGAFHLSKPSDLIPELQGRFPIRVELDPLRYPDLVRILREPEGSLLKQYQALLATEGVTLAFTDDAVDAIADAAVAVNGSVENIGARRLQTILEKVVED; from the coding sequence ATGAAAACCTTTACGCCCCGGGAGACCGTTTCCGAATTGGACAAATTTATCATCGGCCAAAAGGACGCCAAGCGGGCCGTCGCGCTCGCCCTTCGCAACCGCTGGCGGCGCCTTCAAGTCCCCGAAGAGCTCCGGGAAGAAATCGCCCCGAAAAACATCATCATGATCGGGCCCACGGGGGTGGGCAAGACGGAGATCGCCCGGCGTCTTGCCAAGCTCGCCAACGCCCCCTTCATCAAGGTGGAGGCCTCGAAGTTCACGGAGGTCGGCTACGTCGGCAAGGACGTGGAGAGCATGATCCGCGAGTTGACCGAACTCGCCGTCAAGATGATGCGGGAGGAAGAACAGCGCCGCGTCCAGCTCCGGGCCCAGGAGCTGGCCGAGGAGCGTCTCCTCGACATTCTGATGGGGACTTCCGACCGTCGCCGATCCCCGATCGAAAGCCTTTTGGGCCTTGAGGGAGAGGCCCCATCTGGCGCAGGGGGCGACGCGAGCCCCTCACACGACGCCAACCGCCAGAAGCTGAAGGATCTCCTCCGGGCTGGAAAGCTGGATGACAAGGCGATCGAACTGGAGATCACGGCCCAGGCCATGCCCATGGTCGAGGTCATCACCTCCGGAGGCCTGGAGGACATGGGCTTCAACCTGAAGGAGATGTTCGGCAACCTCATGCCCAAGCAGAAAAAGAAGAGGAAGGTGAAGGTGACGGAGGCCGTCAAGCTCCTGACGCAGGAGGAGACCTCGCGCCTGATCGACATGGAGAACGTCATCAAGAAGGCCGTCAACCTGGTGGAGCAGAACGGGATCGTCTTTTTGGACGAGATCGACAAGATCGCGGGCCGGGAAGGCGGGGGTCAAGGTCCGGACGTCTCGCGCGAGGGCGTGCAGCGGGACATCCTGCCCATCGTGGAAGGCTCGACCGTCAGCACCAAGTACGGCATGGTCAAGACCGACCACATCCTCTTCATCGCCTCGGGTGCGTTCCACCTCAGCAAGCCCAGCGACCTGATCCCGGAGCTGCAGGGGCGCTTCCCCATCCGCGTCGAGCTGGATCCCCTGCGCTACCCCGACCTGGTCCGGATCCTGCGCGAGCCCGAGGGCTCGCTCCTGAAGCAGTACCAGGCCCTCCTCGCCACCGAAGGCGTCACGCTCGCCTTCACCGATGATGCGGTGGACGCCATCGCCGACGCGGCCGTCGCGGTGAACGGCTCGGTGGAGAACATTGGCGCGCGCCGCCTGCAGACGATCCTGGAGAAGGTGGTGGAGGACAT
- the hslV gene encoding ATP-dependent protease subunit HslV, which produces MTRRTPRPERIRSTTILAVLRDGKVAFAGDGQVSFGNTVMKSKASKIRTMRDGKVLAGFAGSTADALTLFEKFEAKLDQYNGNLVRAAVEMAKDWRTDRMLRRLEALLIVGDKEKILTVSGNGDVIEPDDGIAAIGSGGPFALAAARALLRETKLSAREVAEKSLHIAAEICVFTNDNLTIQELK; this is translated from the coding sequence ATGACAAGGCGCACCCCAAGGCCTGAGCGGATCCGTTCCACAACGATCTTGGCGGTCTTGCGCGACGGGAAAGTCGCCTTCGCCGGGGACGGGCAGGTGAGCTTCGGCAATACCGTCATGAAGAGCAAGGCCTCCAAGATCCGCACGATGCGGGACGGCAAGGTCCTGGCGGGCTTCGCGGGCTCGACCGCGGACGCCCTGACGCTCTTCGAAAAATTCGAGGCCAAGCTCGACCAGTACAACGGAAATCTCGTCCGCGCCGCCGTCGAGATGGCCAAGGACTGGCGGACCGACCGCATGCTCCGGCGGTTGGAGGCGCTGTTGATCGTCGGCGACAAGGAGAAGATCCTCACCGTGTCCGGCAACGGCGACGTGATCGAGCCGGACGACGGGATCGCGGCGATCGGGTCCGGAGGCCCCTTCGCGCTCGCCGCCGCCCGCGCCCTTCTCCGCGAGACGAAGCTCTCCGCCAGGGAGGTCGCGGAGAAGTCGCTGCACATCGCCGCGGAGATCTGCGTCTTCACGAACGACAACCTGACGATTCAGGAATTGAAATAG
- the xerA gene encoding site-specific tyrosine recombinase/integron integrase translates to MKTDLIQAFADYLKFEKGYSRHTLKNYLADLDHLKAFLDGKDWASVESKALRSYVASLFGGLQAASIARRLSSVRAFYRYLMRQGVIGASPAEGLTLPKLPKKLPRFLVQEEAGRLMDSGEVRDRAVLELLYGTGIRVGELTGLRASSVNLDDGWVKVRGKGNKERLVPLGAKAREALRHFMRERGAAEGTLFGLTDRTIQRIVKKNALKAGIVKRTTPHTLRHSYATHLLEAGADLRGIQELLGHSNLSTTQKYTQVSLQHLMEVYDKAHPKA, encoded by the coding sequence TTGAAGACCGATTTGATCCAGGCGTTCGCCGACTACCTCAAGTTCGAGAAGGGCTATTCGCGCCACACGCTCAAGAACTACCTGGCGGATTTGGATCATCTCAAGGCGTTCCTGGATGGGAAGGACTGGGCCTCCGTCGAATCGAAGGCGCTCCGGAGCTACGTCGCCTCCCTTTTCGGCGGCCTTCAGGCGGCCTCCATCGCGCGGAGGCTATCGTCGGTCCGGGCGTTCTACCGGTACCTGATGCGCCAAGGCGTGATCGGGGCCTCGCCCGCGGAGGGACTGACCCTGCCGAAGTTGCCCAAGAAACTTCCGAGATTTCTGGTCCAGGAAGAGGCGGGGCGTCTGATGGATTCCGGAGAAGTTCGGGACAGAGCCGTTCTGGAGCTGCTCTACGGGACCGGCATCCGCGTGGGGGAGTTGACCGGTCTGAGGGCGTCCAGCGTGAATCTGGACGACGGCTGGGTGAAGGTCCGCGGGAAGGGAAACAAGGAGAGATTGGTCCCGCTGGGGGCCAAGGCCCGGGAGGCCTTACGGCACTTCATGAGGGAGAGGGGGGCCGCCGAAGGAACCTTATTCGGCTTGACCGACAGGACGATTCAGAGAATCGTCAAGAAAAACGCCCTCAAGGCAGGCATCGTCAAACGCACGACGCCGCACACCCTGCGTCACAGCTACGCGACGCACCTTTTGGAGGCCGGCGCGGACTTGAGGGGAATTCAGGAGCTCTTGGGGCATAGCAACCTCTCGACGACTCAGAAATACACGCAGGTCAGCCTGCAACATTTGATGGAGGTTTATGACAAGGCGCACCCCAAGGCCTGA
- the topA gene encoding type I DNA topoisomerase, whose translation MVKSLVIVESPAKAKTIEKYLGKNYKVKASVGHVKDLPKSKLGVDVKKGFEPTYEVIAAKKKVIEELRKAASAADQVYLALDPDREGEAIAWHVAEEIYKGEKEKAGEKGKTKAVKKPLHRVLFNEITKKAVLEAIANPIDLNKNLYEAQQARRILDRLVGYQVSPLLWDKVRRGLSAGRVQTVALRLICERERAIKAFNPEEYWTIEAVLEGSLPPSFTAKLVSFEGKKFRIANGTESSRVLAEIKSAPHVLRSIVRKERKRNPYPPFITSRLQQDASQKLGFSAARTMMLAQQLYEGVDVGEGDPVGLITYMRTDSTRVSDEALTEVRQFIEEKVGKDYLPEKPLVYKNKKSAQDAHEAIRPTSVMRTPESVRSHLEEDLFKLYELIWKRFVACQMTPAVFDQTTFDISAGPYGYRANGAQMKFAGFLSLYEAAFVAEKKEKEEEEADEAEKASKLLPLLKEGETLKVLETRPEQHFTEPPPKFNDASLIRELEELGIGRPSTYATILSTLVDKEYVKKEQRVYSPTDLGFIVNDVLIESFPDIFNVEFTAKMETELDEVEEGKQTCTEAVKDFYKPFQAALEKAKTHMRDIKRQEIATDLSCERCNSPMVIKWGRRGEFLACTNYPECKYTREFERQEDGKLKLMKLEVTGELCSTCGSQMVIKSGRFGKFLACSKYPECKTTRAISTGITCPSCGGALAERRTKKGRTFYGCSQYPKCTFATWDKPLKEACPQCGSPTLVAKSTKAATTVKCPRENCDYTRTQN comes from the coding sequence ATGGTCAAGTCGCTTGTGATCGTCGAATCGCCCGCAAAGGCCAAGACGATCGAAAAATATTTGGGCAAGAATTACAAGGTCAAGGCCTCCGTCGGCCACGTGAAGGATCTGCCCAAGTCCAAGCTGGGCGTCGACGTCAAGAAGGGCTTTGAGCCCACTTACGAGGTCATTGCCGCGAAAAAGAAGGTCATCGAGGAGCTCCGCAAGGCGGCCTCGGCGGCCGACCAGGTCTATCTCGCCCTCGACCCCGACCGCGAGGGAGAGGCCATCGCGTGGCACGTGGCCGAGGAGATCTACAAGGGGGAGAAGGAGAAGGCCGGAGAGAAGGGCAAGACCAAGGCGGTCAAAAAACCCCTCCACCGCGTCCTCTTCAACGAGATCACCAAGAAGGCCGTGCTGGAGGCCATCGCCAATCCCATCGACCTCAACAAGAATCTTTACGAGGCCCAGCAGGCGCGCCGCATCTTGGACAGGCTCGTGGGGTACCAGGTGAGTCCCCTCCTCTGGGACAAGGTCCGCCGCGGGCTCTCGGCGGGACGCGTGCAGACGGTCGCCCTTCGGCTGATTTGCGAGCGGGAGAGGGCGATCAAGGCGTTCAATCCTGAAGAATACTGGACGATCGAGGCCGTGCTGGAAGGAAGCCTGCCGCCGTCGTTCACGGCAAAGCTCGTCTCGTTCGAGGGGAAAAAATTCCGGATTGCGAACGGAACGGAGTCCTCGAGAGTCCTTGCAGAGATCAAATCCGCCCCCCACGTCCTTCGGTCGATCGTCCGCAAGGAAAGGAAGAGAAATCCCTATCCGCCCTTCATCACGAGCCGCCTCCAGCAGGACGCCTCGCAAAAGCTGGGTTTTTCGGCCGCGCGCACGATGATGCTCGCCCAGCAGCTCTACGAGGGCGTGGACGTGGGGGAAGGGGACCCGGTCGGCCTCATCACCTACATGCGGACCGACTCGACCCGCGTCTCCGACGAGGCGCTCACGGAGGTCCGGCAATTCATCGAAGAGAAAGTGGGCAAGGATTACCTTCCGGAAAAGCCACTCGTTTATAAGAACAAGAAATCCGCGCAGGACGCGCACGAGGCGATCCGCCCGACCTCCGTGATGCGCACGCCCGAGTCGGTCAGGTCCCATCTGGAGGAGGACCTTTTCAAACTTTACGAGCTGATCTGGAAGCGCTTCGTGGCCTGCCAGATGACGCCCGCCGTCTTCGACCAGACCACGTTCGACATCAGCGCGGGCCCGTACGGTTACCGGGCCAACGGGGCCCAGATGAAGTTCGCCGGATTCCTGAGCCTCTACGAGGCGGCCTTCGTGGCGGAAAAGAAGGAGAAAGAGGAGGAGGAGGCCGACGAGGCCGAGAAGGCGTCGAAACTCCTGCCTCTATTGAAGGAGGGCGAAACGCTTAAGGTGTTGGAGACCCGGCCCGAGCAGCATTTCACGGAGCCGCCGCCCAAGTTCAACGACGCCTCACTCATCCGGGAGCTGGAGGAACTGGGCATCGGGAGGCCGTCGACCTACGCGACGATCCTCTCGACCCTCGTGGACAAGGAGTACGTCAAGAAGGAGCAAAGGGTCTATTCGCCGACGGACCTGGGTTTCATCGTCAACGACGTCCTCATCGAGAGTTTTCCGGATATTTTCAACGTGGAATTCACGGCCAAGATGGAGACCGAGCTCGACGAGGTGGAGGAAGGCAAGCAAACCTGCACCGAGGCCGTGAAGGATTTTTACAAACCCTTCCAAGCCGCCCTGGAGAAGGCCAAGACGCACATGCGCGACATCAAGCGGCAGGAAATCGCGACGGATCTCTCCTGCGAGAGATGCAACAGCCCCATGGTCATCAAGTGGGGGCGCCGCGGCGAGTTCCTCGCCTGCACGAACTACCCGGAATGCAAGTACACCCGGGAGTTCGAGAGGCAGGAGGACGGCAAGCTCAAACTCATGAAACTGGAGGTCACGGGCGAGCTCTGCTCGACCTGCGGGAGCCAGATGGTGATCAAGTCGGGGCGTTTCGGCAAGTTCCTCGCCTGTTCGAAGTATCCGGAGTGCAAGACGACGCGCGCGATCTCAACGGGCATCACGTGTCCCAGCTGCGGCGGGGCCCTGGCCGAGCGGCGCACCAAGAAGGGGCGCACCTTTTACGGATGCAGCCAGTATCCCAAGTGCACCTTTGCGACTTGGGACAAGCCCCTGAAGGAAGCGTGCCCTCAGTGCGGGTCGCCGACGCTCGTCGCCAAGTCCACGAAGGCGGCGACGACGGTCAAGTGCCCGCGCGAGAATTGCGACTACACGAGAACCCAGAATTGA
- the dprA gene encoding DNA-processing protein DprA: MVFEISLEDRAYPDLLRHIHDPPRRLWVQGDSDLLNRSIPVAVVGARECTAYGEKTAYELSRALSEAGATVVSGLAFGIDAAAHRGALDAEGAGGAARGGTIAVLGCGIDLMSPAQNKTLKERIASEGVVVTEFPPGTQAAPWTFPKRNRIVSGLSRGVVVVEAGVKSGSLITADFALQHGREVFAVPGPITSPQSEGTNRLIQNGAKLVLSVRDVLDELGAGVQLPLPERPQAAAETGDAGAVLRLLNSGPRHVDDLIASSGIAVEKLSGLLVDLEIRGRIRALPGGLWEDAGR; this comes from the coding sequence ATGGTTTTTGAAATTTCACTCGAGGATCGGGCGTATCCCGATCTTCTCCGCCACATCCACGATCCCCCGCGGCGCCTCTGGGTCCAGGGGGATTCTGATTTGCTGAACCGGTCGATTCCGGTCGCCGTCGTCGGGGCCCGGGAATGCACGGCCTACGGGGAGAAAACGGCCTATGAACTCTCGCGCGCCTTGTCGGAGGCCGGAGCGACGGTCGTCAGCGGGCTGGCCTTCGGCATCGACGCCGCTGCGCACCGCGGGGCCCTCGATGCCGAAGGCGCGGGGGGCGCGGCGAGGGGCGGAACGATCGCGGTGCTGGGATGCGGCATCGACCTGATGTCGCCCGCGCAGAATAAGACGCTCAAGGAGAGGATCGCCTCCGAAGGCGTCGTGGTCACGGAATTTCCTCCCGGCACGCAGGCGGCCCCGTGGACCTTTCCAAAACGCAACCGGATCGTCAGCGGGCTCTCGCGCGGCGTCGTGGTCGTCGAGGCGGGCGTCAAAAGCGGATCGCTCATCACGGCGGATTTCGCCCTGCAGCACGGGCGCGAGGTCTTCGCCGTGCCCGGACCCATCACGTCCCCGCAGTCGGAAGGGACGAACCGGCTCATTCAAAACGGCGCGAAACTCGTCCTCTCGGTCAGGGACGTCCTTGACGAACTGGGCGCGGGTGTCCAGCTTCCGTTGCCGGAGCGTCCTCAAGCCGCCGCCGAAACCGGCGATGCCGGCGCCGTCCTGAGGCTTCTCAATTCGGGTCCCCGGCACGTGGACGACTTGATCGCGTCCTCGGGCATCGCCGTCGAAAAACTGAGCGGTTTGCTGGTCGATCTTGAAATTCGTGGTAGGATTAGGGCATTACCCGGCGGCCTCTGGGAAGACGCGGGGCGCTGA
- a CDS encoding HU family DNA-binding protein, which produces MNKSELVEALAEKGKMTRKKAEDVVDLIFDSMVEAMKGGDRIEIRGFGSFVVKDYGSYRGRNPRTGQSIEVRPKKLPFFKVGKELRERVDEEEEGGPQPASAQSGEKP; this is translated from the coding sequence ATGAACAAATCCGAACTGGTCGAGGCGCTTGCGGAGAAGGGAAAAATGACGCGCAAGAAGGCCGAGGATGTCGTGGATTTGATCTTCGATTCCATGGTGGAAGCCATGAAAGGCGGAGACCGAATCGAGATCCGCGGATTTGGGAGTTTCGTCGTCAAGGACTACGGTTCCTACCGCGGGCGCAATCCCCGTACGGGGCAATCCATCGAGGTCAGACCCAAGAAACTTCCCTTCTTCAAGGTGGGCAAGGAGCTGCGCGAACGGGTGGACGAAGAAGAAGAGGGAGGTCCTCAGCCGGCGTCCGCCCAGTCGGGCGAGAAGCCGTAA
- a CDS encoding HAD family hydrolase, translating into MRKIDLFLFDLDGTLIDSKRDIAASVNFTMAKLGLPRLPDDLIYSFVGHGVTPLIRQTVEAAGGSAAGGFDQAMAIFKAHYDQHLLDTTEAFPGVREVLKHFLGKKKIVLTNKSQGFSDKILKGLALSPSFDGVFGGDTEFPKKPAPDVVHHLLKTYGVSPKHAVIVGDSRVDMETGTNAGILRCGVTYGFRPRAELEDAGFDYMIERPEELLSLFD; encoded by the coding sequence GTGAGAAAGATTGACCTTTTCCTCTTCGACCTCGACGGCACGCTGATCGATTCCAAGAGGGACATCGCCGCCTCCGTCAATTTCACGATGGCCAAGCTCGGGCTCCCCCGGCTCCCGGACGACCTGATTTACAGCTTCGTGGGCCATGGAGTGACCCCCTTGATCCGGCAAACGGTCGAGGCGGCGGGAGGCTCCGCCGCTGGAGGATTCGACCAGGCGATGGCGATCTTCAAGGCGCATTACGACCAGCACCTCCTCGACACGACGGAGGCCTTCCCCGGCGTGAGGGAGGTCCTGAAGCATTTCCTCGGGAAGAAAAAGATCGTCCTCACCAACAAGTCGCAGGGGTTTTCCGACAAGATCCTGAAAGGACTGGCCCTCTCCCCCTCGTTTGACGGCGTCTTCGGAGGGGACACGGAATTTCCCAAGAAGCCGGCCCCGGACGTCGTCCATCATCTCTTGAAGACCTACGGCGTATCGCCCAAGCATGCGGTCATCGTCGGCGACAGCCGCGTCGACATGGAAACGGGAACGAACGCCGGGATCCTCCGGTGCGGGGTGACCTATGGATTCCGGCCGCGGGCCGAGCTCGAGGACGCGGGCTTCGATTATATGATCGAGCGGCCCGAGGAGCTCCTGTCCCTGTTCGATTAG
- a CDS encoding DUF456 domain-containing protein, with amino-acid sequence MVHQILSVTYQVVLCLLITGGVVMVLFTLPGTWLIAVAALLYSLVRDFQASSDWVVIAWLIALAILGEAVEFVTGALGPKKVEVPTGAIVCSILGGIAGAIIGVPVFLIGAVLGLLIGTFLGALVFTLVKDGKVPLALRHAVAVLTSRVISIFAKTAIAVGMAVYILINIF; translated from the coding sequence ATGGTCCATCAAATCCTTTCGGTCACCTACCAGGTCGTCCTTTGCCTGCTGATCACGGGCGGCGTCGTCATGGTCCTCTTCACGCTGCCGGGCACCTGGCTGATCGCCGTGGCGGCCCTTCTCTATTCCCTCGTGCGGGACTTTCAGGCCTCGTCCGACTGGGTCGTGATCGCCTGGCTGATCGCGCTGGCGATCTTGGGAGAGGCCGTCGAGTTCGTCACAGGCGCGCTGGGTCCCAAGAAGGTGGAGGTCCCCACGGGAGCGATCGTCTGCTCCATCCTGGGCGGGATCGCCGGGGCGATCATTGGGGTTCCCGTCTTTCTCATCGGCGCCGTGCTGGGGCTCCTCATCGGGACGTTCCTCGGGGCCCTCGTCTTTACCCTCGTCAAGGACGGCAAGGTCCCCCTCGCCCTCCGCCACGCCGTCGCCGTCTTGACCTCCCGCGTGATCTCGATCTTCGCCAAGACGGCGATCGCGGTCGGGATGGCAGTGTATATCTTAATCAACATCTTTTAG